A single genomic interval of Electrophorus electricus isolate fEleEle1 chromosome 4, fEleEle1.pri, whole genome shotgun sequence harbors:
- the LOC113592357 gene encoding extracellular calcium-sensing receptor-like produces the protein MWMEPFFAILHVVMAIINFSRSNGTACTLRGESAYPQLSKDGDIIVGGIFPFHSSWEITDFSYLVTPPPLKCKSLDFRAFQYSQSLIFAVEEINNSSSLLPGVSLGYKIYDTCGSTAVGVRMAMALMNGNDNTVLDEPCTKPAQVQAIIGESYSSVSMAVTKTIGPFSIPLISHYSTCECLSDKRKYPSFLRTIPSDYHQSRALAEMVRHFGWTWVGAIRRDDDYGNSGMAAFTEVAEGLGICLEYSLPFFKTYSQEKVLTIIEQIRSSTSRVIVGFLAHWDLEILLDIFIEHNITGYQWVGTEGWISDSVLATVDKHKILQGAIGLAIPKTNVNGLKEFILDVYPLKTAGDAIFTKFWEALFNCRYTKQNDATDLPVCTGEEKPSEMENTFIDMSLLPILSNVYKGVYAIAHTLHGLLGCKQTCSTKKQPHPLTFLEHLKRVQFKTKMGEEVYFDINGDPAARYDIINWQTSKDQQHKFVSVGLYDSTFPAHSRLVVNMASIVWAQNTNHVPTSVCSERCPPGTRKAVQKGRPVCCYDCIPCAEGEISNITDSVQCEQCYQDYWSNPHRDECVKKQIEYLSYEEKMGILLTFFSIIGALMTTITAIIFFRYKNTPIVKANNSELSFLLLFSLTLCFLCSLTFIGRPSEWSCMLRHTAFGITFVLCISCVLGKTIVVLMAFRATLPGSNVMKWFGPPQQRLSVLAFTLIQVLICVLWLTISPPFPFRNLKHYKEKIILECHLGSTIGFWAVLGYIGFLALLCFVLAFLARKLPDNFNEAKLITFSMLIFCAVWITFIPAYVSSPGKFTVAVEIFAILASSFGLLFCIFLPKCYIIILKPEKNNKKQLMGKVPIK, from the exons ATGTGGATGGAGCCTTTCTTTGCTATCCTGCATGTGGTAATGGCCATCATCAATTTCTCCAGATCTAATGGGACTGCTTGTACCCTGAGAGGAGAGTCTGCATACCCACAACTATCAAAGGATGGTGATATCATAGTTGGAGGGATTTTCCCTTTTCATAGCAGTTGGGAGATCACAGACTTTTCGTATTTGGTCACACCACCTCCACTGAAGTGCAAGAG tctTGATTTCAGAGCCTTCCAGTATTCACAGTCATTGATCTTTGCAGTagaggagatcaacaacagTTCCTCTTTACTGCCTGGTGTCTCACTGGGCTACAAAATCTACGACACCTGTGGTTCTACAGCAGTGGGGGTCAGAATGGCCATGGCACTTATGAATGGAAATGACAACACAGTCTTGGATGAGCCCTGCACAAAGCCTGCACAAGTACAAGCCATAATAGGAGAGTCATACTCATCTGTGTCCATGGCCGTTACGAAGACTATTGGACCTTTCAGCATTCCATTA atcaGTCACTATTCCACATGTGAATGTCTcagtgacaaaaggaaatatcCCTCATTTCTGCGCACTATTCCCAGTGATTACCACCAGAGCAGAGCACTGGCAGAAATGGTCAGGCACTTTGGCTGGACCTGGGTGGGAGCAATAAGAAGAGACGATGACTATGGAAACAGTGGCATGGCTGCATTTACTGAAGTTGCAGAGGGGTTGGGCATATGCTTAGAATATTctcttccattttttaaaacatactCACAGGAAAAAGTTCTGACAATCATTGAGCAGATAAGAAGCTCCACTTCCCGAGTTATAGTGGGGTTTCTTGCTCATTGGGATTTAGAAATATTGCTGGATATATTTATTGAGCACAATATCACTGGATACCAATGGGTAGGCACTGAAGGCTGGATCTCTGACTCAGTATTGGCCACAGTGGATAAGCACAAGATATTACAAGGAGCCATAGGGCTGGCTATCCCTAAAACAAATGTGAATGGTCTGAAGGAGTTCATTCTAGATGTATATCCACTGAAAACTGCAGGCGATGCCATTTTTACAAAATTCTGGGAAGCTTTGTTTAATTGTAGATATACAAAGCAGAATGATGCCACTGATTTACCAGTGTGCACAGGTGAAGAGAAACCTTCTGAAATGGAAAATACTTTTATTGACATGTCCCTACTGCCAATTCTCAGTAACGTGTATAAAGGGGTTTATGCTATTGCTCATACCCTACATGGCCTTCTTGgctgtaaacaaacatgttctACAAAAAAGCAGCCTCATCCTCTCACA TTTCTAGAGCACCTCAAAAGGGTGCAATTCAAAACCAAAATGGGTGAAGAGGTTTATTTCGATATAAATGGTGACCCTGCTGCAAGATATGACATCATAAACTGGCAAACAAGTAAAGATCAGCAACATAAGTTTGTTTCTGTTGGACTTTATGACTCCACTTTCCCTGCTCACAGTCGATTAGTGGTAAACATGGCCTCGATAGTGTGGGCGCAAAATACCAATCAT GTCCCaacatctgtgtgcagtgaaaggtgccctccaggcaccaggaaggctgtgcagaagggaaggcctgtctgctgctatgattgtataccatgtgctgaaggagagatcagtaataTAACAG ATTCTGTTCAATGTGAACAATGCTATCAGGACTACTGGTCAAATCCTCACAGGGATGAATGTGTAAAGAAACAAATCGAATATCTCTCCTATGAGGAAAAAATGGGAATTTTGctaacatttttttctattattggAGCACTTATGACAACAATAACAGCAATCATATTCTTTAGATATAAAAATACCCCAATAGTCaaagccaacaactcagagctgagcttcctgctgctcttctctctgactctgtgtttcctctgttcacttactttcattggtcggccctctgagtggtcctgtatgctgcgccacacagcgtttgggatcaccttcgtcctctgcatctcctgtgttctggggaaaacaatagtggtgttaatggccttcagggctacacttccaggcagtaatgtcatgaaatggtttgggcctccacagcagagactcagtgttcttgctttcactctcatacaggtccttatttgtgtgctttggttaaCAATTTCCCCTCCTTTCCCGTTTAGAAATCTAAAGCACTACAAAGAAAAGATCATTCTTGAATGTCATTTGGGTTCAAccataggtttctgggctgtcCTGGGTTATATAGGATTCTTGgctcttttatgttttgttttggcctttctagcacggaagttgcctgataactttaatgaagccaaattaatcacattcagcatgctcatattctgtgcagtttggatcacttTTATTCCAGCTTAcgtcagctctcctggaaaattcactgtagctgtggagatatttgctattCTTGCCTCAAGTTTTGGtttgttattctgtatatttcttccaaagtgttacataatcATACTGAAACCAGAGAAGAACAATAAAAAGCAACTAATGGGTAAAGTACCGATTAAGTGA
- the LOC113592362 gene encoding extracellular calcium-sensing receptor-like: MEPVFAFVHVVMAIIKFSKANETACALRGESVYPQLSKDGHIIVAGIFPFHSKWENSNLSYSVTPSPLKCMSLNFRAFQYSQSLIFAIEEINNSSSLLPGVSLGYKIYDTCGSTAVGVRMAMALMNGNENSVLDEPCTKPAQVQAIIGESYSSVSMAVTKTIGPFSIPLISHYSTCECLSDKRKYPSFLRTIPSDYHQSRALAEMVRHFGWTWVGAIRSDDDYGNNGMAAFTTVAEQLGICLEYSLPFFRTYSHGKVLRIIEQIKISTSRVIVGFLDTLDLAVLLDLFLEHNITGYQWVGTEAWIFDPELASIDKHKMLQGAIGLAITKTEVTGLKDFILNINPLKTAGSAIFTKFWEALFNCRYTKQNDANDLPVCTGEEKLSETENPFTDMNLMPIFNNVYKGVYAIAHALHDLLGCKETCPTNKQPDPVTFLEHLKTVHFKTKMGEEVYFDENGDPVARYEIINWQTSKDELVFVTVGFYDSTFSAHNRLAVNVASVLWAQDTNQVPISVCSENCPPGTRKAVQKGKPVCCFDCIPCAEGEISNVTDSIICEKCYQDYWSNTLRDECIKKETEYLSYEETMGSLLTALSIMGASMTIVIGVIFFRYKNTPIVKANNSELSFLLLFSLTLCFLCSLTFIGRPSEWSCMLRHTAFGITFVLCISCVLGKTIVVLMAFRATLPGSNVMKWFGPPQQRLSVLAFTLIQVIICVLWLKISPPFPIKHLKHYKEKIILECNVGSIISFWAVLGYIGFLALLCFVLAFLARKLPDNFNEAKFITFSMLIFCAVWITFIPAYVSSPGKFTVAVEIFAILASSFGLLFCIFLPKCYVIILKPEKNNKKQLMGKVLIK; the protein is encoded by the exons ATGGAGCCTGTTTTTGCCTTTGTACATGTGGTAATGGCTATAATCAAATTTTCCAAAGCTAATGAGACTGCTTGTGCCTTGCGAGGAGAGTCTGTATACCCACAACTATCAAAGGATGGCCATATCATAGTTGCAGGGATTTTCCCCTTTCATAGCAAATGGGAGAACTCAAACTTGTCGTATTCAGTCACACCATCTCCATTAAAGTGCATGAG TCTTAATTTCAGAGCCTTCCAGTATTCACAGTCCTTGATCTTTGCAATagaggagatcaacaacagTTCCTCTTTACTGCCTGGTGTCTCATTGGGCTACAAAATCTATGACACCTGTGGTTCTACAGCAGTGGGGGTCAGAATGGCCATGGCACTtatgaatggaaatgaaaactCAGTCTTGGATGAGCCCTGCACAAAGCCTGCACAAGTACAAGCCATAATAGGAGAGTCGTACTCATCAGTGTCCATGGCCGTTACGAAGACTATTGGACCTTTCAGCATTCCATTA atcagtCACTATTCCACATGTGAATGTCTcagtgacaaaaggaaatatcCCTCATTTCTGCGCACTATTCCCAGTGATTACCACCAGAGCAGAGCACTGGCAGAAATGGTCAGGCACTTTGGCTGGACCTGGGTGGGAGCAATAAGAAGTGATGATGACTATGGCAATAATGGGATGGCTGCATTCACTACAGTTGCAGAGCAGTTGGGCATATGCTTAGAATATTCACTTCCATTTTTTAGGACATATTCTCATGGGAAAGTTTTGAGAATCATTGAACAGATCAAAATCTCCACTTCTCGTGTGATAGTGGGGTTTCTGGACACCTTGGACTTAGCGgttttgttggatttgtttttgGAACACAATATCACTGGATACCAGTGGGTGGGAACAGAGGCCTGGATCTTTGACCCAGAATTGGCATCAATAGATAAGCACAAGATGTTGCAAGGAGCCATAGGGCTGGCTATCACCAAAACTGAGGTGACAGGTTTGAAGGATTTTATTCTGAATATAAATCCACTGAAAACTGCAGGAAGTGCCATTTTTACAAAATTCTGGGAAGCTTTGTTTAATTGTAGATATACAAAGCAGAATGATGCCAATGATTTGCCAGTGTGCACAGGTGAAGAGAAACTTTCAGAGACTGAAAACCCCTTCACTGACATGAACCTGATGCCAATTttcaataatgtgtataaaggaGTTTATGCTATTGCCCATGCCCTACATGACCTTTTGGGCTGTAAAGAAACATGTCCAACAAACAAGCAGCCTGATCCTGTTACA TTTCTAGAACACCTCAAAACAGTGCATTTCAAAACCAAAATGGGTGAAGAAgtttattttgatgaaaatggTGACCCTGTTGCAAGATATGAGATAATAAATTGGCAAACAAGTAAAGATGAGCTTGTATTTGTCACTGTTGGATTTTATGATTCCACTTTCTCTGCTCACAATCGATTAGCAGTAAATGTGGCCTCTGTTCTATGGGCACAAGATACCAATCAG GTCCCCATATCTGTGTGTAGTGAAAACTgccctccaggcaccaggaaggctgtgcagaaaggaaagcctgtgtgctgctttgactgtattccatgtgcagaaggagagatcagtaatgTGACAG ATTCCATAATATGTGAAAAGTGCTATCAAGACTACTGGTCAAATACACTGAGGGATGAATGTATAAAGAAGGAAACTGAATATCTGTCCTATGAGGAAACTATGGGATCTTTGCTAACAGCTTTATCTATTATGGGTGCATCTATGACAATCGTAATAGGAGTCATATTCTTTAGATATAAAAATACTCCAATAGTCaaagccaacaactcagagctgagcttcctgctgctcttctctctgactctgtgtttcctctgttcacttactttcattggtcggccctctgagtggtcctgtatgctgcgccacacagcgtttgggatcaccttcgtcctctgcatctcctgtgttctggggaaaacaatagtggtgttaatggccttcagggctacacttccaggcagtaatgtcatgaaatggtttgggcctccacagcagagactcagtgttcttgctttTACTCTCATACAGGtcattatttgtgtgctttggttaaAAATTTCCCCTCCTTTTCCAATCAAACATTTGAAGCACTACAAAGAAAAGATTATTCTAGAATGTAATGTGGGTTCAATCATAAgtttctgggctgtactgggttaCATAGGATTCCTGGctctcttgtgttttgttttggcttttctagcacggaagttgcctgataactttaatgaagccaaattcatcacattcagcatgctcatattctgtgcagtttggatcacctttattccagcttacgtcagctctcctggaaaattcactgtagctgtggagatatttgctattCTTGCCTCAAGTTTTGGtttgttattctgtatatttcttccaAAGTGTTACGTAATCATACTGAAACCAGAGAAGAACAATAAAAAGCAACTAATGGGTAAAGTACTGATTAAGTGA
- the LOC113567575 gene encoding extracellular calcium-sensing receptor-like, producing MELIVALLHVVMAIIKFSKTNGTACALRGESSYPQLSKDGNIIVGGIFPFHSKWEITNLSYSITPSPIRCMSLNFRAFQYSQSLIFAIEEINNSSSLLPGVSLGYKIYDTCGSTAVGVRMAMTLMNGNENTVLDEPCTKPAQVQAIIGESYSSVSMAVTKTIGPFSIPIISHYATCECLSDKRKYPSFLRTIPSDYYQSRALAEMVRHFGWTWVGAIRSDDDYGNNGMAAFTTVAEQLGICLEYSLPFFKTYSREKVLRIIEQIQSSTSQVILGFLDNFDLQILISVFLEHNITGYQWVGTEAWISDTQLATMDKHKILQGAIGLAIPKTEVTGLKEFILDINPLKSAGKAIFIKFWEALFNCRYIKQNETNDLPVCTGEEKLSEIENTFTDMNLMPIFNNVYKGVYAIGHALHDLLGCKETCPTNKQPDPVTFLEHLKTVHFKTKMGEEVYFDENGDPAARYEIINWQTSKDELVFVTVGLYDSTFSAHNRLAVNVASVLWAQNTNQVPISVCSENCPPGTRKAVQKGKPVCCFDCIPCAEGEISNITDSIKCEQCYQDYWSNTQRDECIKKETEYLSYEETMGSLLTVLSIMGAFMTIVIGVIFFRYKNTPIVKANNSELSFLLLFSLTLCFLCSLTFIGRPSEWSCMLRHTAFGITFVLCISCVLGKTIVVLMAFRATLPGSNVMKWFGLPQQRLSVLAFTFIQVLICVLWLTISPPFPFKNLKLYKEKVILECNVGSIISFWAVLGYIGFLALLCFVLAFLARKLPDNFNEAKFITFSMLIFCAVWITFIPAYVSSPGKFTVAVEIFAILASSFGLLFCIFLPKCYIIILKPEKNNKKQLMGKVPIK from the exons ATGGAGCTTATTGTTGCTCTCTTGCATGTGGTAATGGCCATCATCAAATTTTCCAAGACCAATGGGACTGCTTGTGCCTTGCGAGGAGAATCTTCATACCCACAACTATCAAAGGATGGGAATATCATAGTCGGAGGGATTTTCCCCTTTCATAGCAAATGGGAGATCACAAACTTGTCCTATTCGATCACACCATCTCCAATAAGATGCATGAG TCTTAATTTCAGAGCATTCCAGTATTCACAGTCCTTGATCTTTGCAATagaggagatcaacaacagTTCCTCTTTACTGCCTGGTGTCTCATTGGGCTACAAAATCTACGACACCTGTGGTTCTACAGCAGTGGGGGTCAGAATGGCCATGACACTtatgaatggaaatgaaaacacagtctTGGATGAGCCCTGCACAAAGCCTGCACAAGTACAAGCCATAATAGGAGAGTCGTACTCATCAGTGTCCATGGCTGTTACGAAGACTATTGGACCTTTCAGCATTCCAATA ATCAGCCACTATGCCACCTGTGAGTGTCTCAGTGACAAACGGAAATATCCCTCATTTCTACGCACTATTCCCAGTGATTACTACCAGAGCAGAGCACTGGCAGAAATGGTCAGGCACTTTGGCTGGACCTGGGTGGGAGCAATAAGAAGTGATGATGACTATGGCAATAATGGGATGGCTGCATTCACTACAGTTGCAGAGCAGTTGGGCATATGCTTAGAATATTcccttccattttttaaaacatactCTAGGGAAAAAGTTCTGAGAATTATTGAGCAGATCCAAAGCTCCACTTCTCAAGTGATACTGGGATTTCTTGACAACTTTGACTTACAGATTTTGATAAGTGTATTTCTTGAGCACAATATCACTGGATACCAGTGGGTGGGAACTGAGGCCTGGATATCTGATACACAACTGGCTACAATGGACAAGCACAAAATATTGCAAGGAGCCATAGGGCTGGCTATCCCCAAAACTGAGGTGACAGGTCTGAAAGAGTTCATTTTGGATATAAACCCACTGAAATCTGCAGGCAAGGCCATTTTTATAAAATTCTGGGAAGCTTTGTTTAATTGTAGATACataaaacagaatgaaaccaaTGATTTGCCAGTGTGCACAGGTGAAGAGAAACTTTCAGAGATTGAAAACACCTTCACTGACATGAACCTGATGCCAATTttcaataatgtgtataaaggggTTTATGCTATTGGCCATGCTCTACATGACCTTCTGGGCTGTAAAGAAACATGTCCAACAAACAAGCAGCCTGATCCTGTTACA TTTCTAGAACACCTCAAAACAGTGCATTTCAAAACCAAAATGGGTGAAGAAgtttattttgatgaaaatggTGACCCTGCTGCAAGATATGAGATAATAAATTGGCAAACAAGTAAAGATGAGCTTGTATTTGTCACTGTTGGACTTTATGATTCCACTTTCTCTGCTCACAATCGATTAGCAGTAAATGTGGCCTCTGTTCTATGGGCACAAAATACCAATCAG GTCCCCATATCTGTGTGTAGTGAAAACTgccctccaggcaccaggaaggctgtgcagaaaggaaagcctgtgtgctgctttgactgtattccatgtgcagaaggagagatcagtaataTAACAG ATTCTATAAAATGTGAACAATGCTATCAAGACTACTGGTCAAATACACAGAGGGATGAatgcataaaaaaagaaactgaatacCTGTCCTATGAGGAAACAATGGGATCTTTGCTAACAGTTTTATCTATTATGGGTGCATTTATGACAATTGTAATAGGAGTCATATTCTTTAGATATAAAAATACTCCAATAGTCaaagccaacaactcagagctcAGCTTCCtgttgctcttctctctgactctttgtttcctctgttcacttactttcattggtcgaccatctgagtggtcctgtatgctgcgtcacacagcgtttgggatcaccttcgtcctctgtatctcctgtgttctggggaaaacaatagtggtgttaatggccttcagggctacacttccaggcagtaatgtcatgaaatggtttgggcttCCACAGCAGAGGCTCAGTGTTCTTGCATTCACTTTCATACAAGtccttatttgtgtgctttggctAACAATTTCACCTCCTTTTCCCTTCAAAAATCTGAAGCTCTACAAAGAAAAGGTTATTTTAGAATGTAATGTGGGTTCAATCATAAgtttctgggctgtactgggttaCATAGGATTCCTGGctctcttgtgttttgttttggcttttctagcacggaagttgcctgataactttaatgaagccaaattcatcacattcagcatgctcatattctgtgcagtttggatcacctttattccagcttacgtcagctctcctggaaaattcactgtagctgtggagatatttgctattCTTGCCTCAAGTTTTGGtttgttattctgtatatttcttccaaagtgttacataatcATACTGAAACCAGAGAAGAACAATAAAAAGCAACTAATGGGTAAAGTACCGATTAAGTGA